The genomic segment ATGTTCGACCACTGTTTGAGAAGAATGGTGCTTTCGGGCATGTCCATCCAGAGAAAGAGTATCTGGGCGCCTTTCTTGGCTGCATCGGAAAGCCCGACGGAATAGTCGGTGGTCCCTGTGGGATAGATCTTGGGCGCGACCACGGTCCAGCCCTTCGCTGTCAGGGCCTTCTCCATTGCCGCTCCACCCGCCCGGGCATGTGCGACATCCTGAACCAGGATGGCGGCGGTGTTGAACCCGTGGCTCTTCTTCATGTCTTCGAGGAGGGTCACAAACTCCGTCATCATGACGCCGACATGACTCGTATTCCGAAAGCAATATTTATACTTGTCGTAATTGCTCGCAATCCTCTTCTGATATGCGGGCGTCAACACGCCGGTAGTGATGATACTCACCTTCTTGTACTTGCTGAGGATGTCCATGGCCGCCAGGGCCGCTTCCGACCGTACCGGGCCGCCGATGATGAAATCCGCCTTCTTTTCAAGTATCAGCTTTTCCAACCCCAGCAGTGCCTCACTGACAGGCACACCCGGTTCGAGGTCCCTCGTATCGATCACCTCGACCTGCAGCGGCCTCTTGACGTTTCCTACCTTAACCCCACCCGCGGCATTGATCTCATCGGCCGCCAGCTTGATCCCCCTCTCGGCGTCCCAGCCATACAGGAACGCGGTCGCGAGCGGAGCACCAATGACGATGGGTTTCTCTGCGCCCAAGGTCAAGCCGGGCAAAAAGAATCCCATGGCACATAACATAAGGATGATGCACACCAACTTTCTCATAATTGCCTCCCCCTGGTGATAAGATTTGATGCCTTTTGTTGAACCTTTGGATGATGGAAAAGCAATATTTATGCCATGTCCACCATCGAGAAACCTCTTGCGGCAGGTCAAGGATACTGTTTGCGGCAACCTACAGGTCAATCCACGACAGACATCCGGGGCAATGCCCGAAACCGGTCATGAGGGCAAATTGCAGAAAACTTTCAATTGGCATGCAGCGACAATTGAAACAAATTATTACTTGCAGGGGATTGCTTTTGGTCTTGTGATCCCGGTACTGTTGATCTCTTTTACGAGAATGTCTTCGGAAATTTCAAGGATGGCGCTGGCCTCTTTCAGATTCCAGCATGTCTTTTCGAGCACTTTGCATATGTGCTCTTTGCGTATCTCTTGCAGGGTTTTCATCGAAGAAGTCACGAAGGTAGCATTTGCAATTAGGATGCCAGCGATAATGAGGGATGGATCACAAAGGAAGGGTTATGTCGTATTCCTTCAATTTCTGCCTGAGGGTTGGCCGGGATATCCCAAGGATGCCGCAGGTCTTGCCGAAATGCCAGCCGGTATGCTGCAGAACCTTGACAATGTGGACCTTCTCGACATCCTGCAGAGTGGTCATGACGTCGACATCGCTCCTCGTCTCTTCCCCGGCTGTGCCTTCCTTTTCCAGCAATGTTACGATGAATTCGTCAAGGATCACCTCACCCGGCGTAGAGATGACTCCCCTCGTCAGGACGTTCTCCAGCTCGCGGACATTGCCGGGCCAGGGATAGGTCAGCAGTCTTTCGATGGCCCTTTCTTCAACCCTTTTTATACTATGATGGAGGTCGGCGTTGATCTTCTTTAAAAGATATTGTATGAGCACCGGGATATCGGAACGTCTGTCGCGAAGGGGCGGCACCCTGATCATGGCAACGCTGAGCCTGTAGAAAAGGTCCTCCCTGAAGTGCCCTTCACGGACCATCTGCCAGAGGTCTTTATTCGTCGCCGCTATGACCCTGGCATTGGATTTCAAGCTGCGCTCGCCGCCCAC from the Syntrophorhabdaceae bacterium genome contains:
- a CDS encoding ABC transporter substrate-binding protein; the protein is MRKLVCIILMLCAMGFFLPGLTLGAEKPIVIGAPLATAFLYGWDAERGIKLAADEINAAGGVKVGNVKRPLQVEVIDTRDLEPGVPVSEALLGLEKLILEKKADFIIGGPVRSEAALAAMDILSKYKKVSIITTGVLTPAYQKRIASNYDKYKYCFRNTSHVGVMMTEFVTLLEDMKKSHGFNTAAILVQDVAHARAGGAAMEKALTAKGWTVVAPKIYPTGTTDYSVGLSDAAKKGAQILFLWMDMPESTILLKQWSNMKLKSIPVGFVNAAEQPGFWKASGGKGEFLIVNLVNGGNSPSKITPWTMKFVNAYKKKWGLEPEGYGTSSSYMAVYQLKDAIEKAGSTDSDKVITALENLDIMGVYGRMRFDKKTHQIIPSLDPKEGAVTGIIQWQKGKRVQIFPPSVSEGKVLFPPWMK